A window of the Bradyrhizobium diazoefficiens genome harbors these coding sequences:
- a CDS encoding NADP-dependent isocitrate dehydrogenase produces the protein MAKIKVSNPVVELDGDEMTRIIWQYIKDKLINPFLDVELQYFDLGMEHRDHTNDQVTIDAAEAIKKVGVGVKCATITPDEARVKEFNLKQMWKSPNGTIRNILGGVIFREPIICKNVPRLVPGWTKPIIIGRHAYGDQYRATDFKFPGKGTLSMKFVGEDGTVIEKEVFKSPDAGVAMGMYNLDDSIIDFARASLNYGLLRGYPVYLSTKNTILKVYDGRFKDIFQDIYDREFKKEFEAKGLTYEHRLIDDMVASALKWSGGYVWACKNYDGDVQSDTVAQGYGSLGLMTSVLLTPDGKTVEAEAAHGTVTRHYREHQKGKETSTNSIASIFAWTRGLSHRAKLDNNAELAKFANTLEKVCVDTVEEGYMTKDLALLVGADQRWLSTTGFLDKVADNLTKALAA, from the coding sequence ATGGCAAAAATCAAGGTATCCAATCCCGTCGTCGAGCTCGATGGCGACGAGATGACCCGGATCATCTGGCAGTACATCAAGGACAAGCTGATCAACCCGTTCCTGGATGTCGAGCTGCAGTATTTCGACCTGGGCATGGAGCACCGCGACCACACCAACGATCAGGTGACCATCGACGCCGCCGAGGCGATCAAGAAGGTCGGCGTCGGCGTCAAGTGCGCCACCATCACCCCGGACGAAGCCCGGGTGAAGGAGTTCAACCTCAAGCAGATGTGGAAGTCGCCGAACGGCACCATCCGCAACATTCTCGGCGGCGTGATCTTCCGCGAGCCGATCATCTGCAAGAACGTGCCGCGCCTGGTTCCCGGCTGGACCAAGCCGATCATCATCGGCCGCCATGCCTATGGCGACCAGTACCGCGCCACCGACTTCAAGTTCCCGGGCAAGGGCACGCTGTCGATGAAGTTCGTCGGCGAGGACGGCACCGTCATCGAAAAGGAAGTGTTCAAGTCCCCCGACGCCGGCGTCGCGATGGGAATGTACAACCTCGATGATTCCATCATCGACTTCGCCCGCGCCTCGCTGAATTACGGCCTGCTGCGCGGCTACCCGGTCTATCTCTCGACCAAGAACACGATTCTGAAAGTCTATGACGGCCGTTTCAAGGACATCTTCCAGGACATCTACGACCGCGAGTTCAAGAAGGAATTCGAGGCCAAGGGCCTGACCTACGAGCACCGCCTGATCGACGACATGGTGGCGTCGGCGCTGAAATGGTCCGGCGGCTATGTCTGGGCCTGTAAGAACTACGACGGCGACGTCCAGTCCGACACGGTGGCGCAGGGCTACGGCTCGCTCGGCCTGATGACCTCGGTGCTGCTCACCCCCGACGGCAAGACGGTCGAAGCCGAAGCCGCCCACGGCACCGTGACCCGCCACTACCGCGAGCACCAGAAGGGCAAGGAGACCTCGACCAACTCGATCGCGTCGATCTTCGCCTGGACCCGTGGCCTGTCGCACCGCGCCAAGCTCGACAACAACGCCGAGCTCGCGAAGTTCGCGAACACGCTGGAGAAGGTCTGCGTCGACACCGTCGAGGAAGGCTACATGACCAAGGACCTCGCGCTGCTGGTCGGCGCCGACCAGCGCTGGCTGTCGACCACGGGCTTCCTCGACAAGGTCGCGGACAACCTCACGAAGGCGTTGGCGGCCTAA
- a CDS encoding TrmJ/YjtD family RNA methyltransferase, whose amino-acid sequence MSGTDKTKAGHALDGPIVILVEPQLGENIGMAARAMGNFALSRLRIVNPRDGWPNIAAQRAAAGADHILEKVELFDTVEQAVADLELLFATTARPHDQAKPVVGPEAAAAEISGHVATGGKAGILFGRERWGLTNEEVGLSNRIITFPVNPGFASLNLAQAVLLIGYEWFKRATSGELPHAMPERSERASQHQMQAFFDNLIRELDRVEFLRPAEKRDTMLVNLRNIFSRMEPTKQDMHTLHGVVMAIAEGRKGPAKGGVLDGEQATRLRALLAEHGQGGGVPDSGSTVRGLARLLRRNPTDAERLLWQALTRDRRFAGGFKRQTPVGRHIPDFVSFQHRIAIELVNPGEGETIAADRASRRAWLEARDYRVLEIRAADVERDIEAELVRLEGMITQST is encoded by the coding sequence ATGTCCGGCACCGACAAGACCAAGGCAGGGCACGCCCTCGACGGTCCCATCGTGATCCTGGTCGAGCCGCAGCTCGGGGAGAACATCGGCATGGCTGCGCGCGCCATGGGCAACTTTGCCCTGAGCCGCTTGCGCATCGTCAACCCTCGCGACGGCTGGCCCAACATCGCGGCCCAGCGGGCCGCCGCCGGCGCCGACCACATTCTGGAAAAGGTCGAACTGTTCGACACGGTCGAACAGGCGGTTGCCGATCTCGAGCTGCTGTTCGCGACAACCGCGCGCCCGCATGACCAGGCCAAGCCGGTGGTGGGGCCGGAAGCTGCGGCGGCCGAAATCTCCGGGCACGTCGCGACCGGAGGCAAGGCCGGCATCCTGTTCGGGCGGGAGCGATGGGGCCTGACCAACGAGGAGGTCGGGCTCTCCAACCGCATCATCACCTTCCCGGTCAATCCGGGCTTCGCCTCGCTCAACCTCGCGCAGGCCGTGCTGCTGATCGGCTACGAATGGTTCAAGCGGGCGACGTCCGGTGAGTTGCCGCACGCCATGCCCGAGCGCTCCGAGCGCGCCTCGCAGCACCAGATGCAGGCCTTCTTCGACAACCTCATCCGCGAGCTCGATCGCGTGGAATTTTTGCGTCCGGCCGAGAAACGCGACACCATGCTGGTCAACCTGCGCAACATCTTCAGCCGGATGGAGCCGACCAAGCAGGACATGCACACCCTCCACGGCGTGGTGATGGCGATCGCGGAAGGGCGCAAGGGCCCGGCCAAGGGCGGCGTGCTCGACGGCGAGCAGGCCACGCGCCTGCGCGCGCTCTTGGCCGAGCACGGGCAGGGCGGCGGCGTCCCCGACAGTGGCTCGACCGTGCGCGGCCTCGCCCGCCTGCTCCGCCGCAACCCGACCGATGCCGAGCGCCTGCTCTGGCAGGCGTTGACCCGTGATCGCCGCTTCGCAGGTGGGTTCAAGCGCCAGACCCCAGTCGGCCGCCACATCCCGGACTTCGTCTCCTTCCAGCACCGGATCGCGATCGAGCTGGTCAATCCGGGCGAGGGCGAGACGATCGCCGCTGACCGCGCCTCGCGGCGGGCGTGGCTGGAGGCGCGAGATTATCGGGTGCTGGAGATCCGGGCCGCCGATGTGGAGCGGGATATCGAGGCCGAGTTGGTGCGGCTCGAGGGGATGATTACGCAATCGACCTGA